One segment of Argopecten irradians isolate NY unplaced genomic scaffold, Ai_NY scaffold_0602, whole genome shotgun sequence DNA contains the following:
- the LOC138313115 gene encoding uncharacterized protein, whose translation MKEPGKKGRDTVKMNSAVQVGLTQSRIGNAAMRLTLMSANIPPPSERGMQKSANKVCDKIEEINKTDMSELRKRVQKINTLRRNQPNKVNLMVDATYNNPLYSGGGKTPFQPATQVMFSSIEHNTKEQYVLDLVTKNKLCNKWPPCSSEHTTDCKGNLPVASSIGNEQAYCFESLQKLREDGLEVDKLVTDSDTGAFKAAEKIYKLGDSSTKPTHNLDPIHITRNLRKNISKCVKLEEIMPGSTRKERQTIKRKFSCDLAARCQAELSHLYDRHCGSLVPLQRAARGVREAIVKCYQGKHSVCKTKSLVCIGTKTKNWLTNSTYLPSDFKICGGENLLWKR comes from the coding sequence ATGAAGGAACCAGGGAAGAAAGGGCGAGACACCGTGAAAATGAACTCTGCAGTACAAGTCGGACTTACACAGAGTAGAATTGGTAACGCTGCAATGAGACTTACCCTGATGAGTGCCAATATCCCTCCCCCCTCAGAGAGAGGAATGCAGAAAAGTGCTAACAAAGTGTGTGACAAAATTGAGGAAATTAACAAGACTGACATGAGTGAACTACGGAAGCgtgtacaaaaaatcaacaccctgaGACGAAATCAGCCGAACAAAGTTAACCTAATGGTTGATGCGACTTACAACAACCCATTATATTCAGGTGGAGGAAAGACACCATTTCAGCCAGCAACTCAAGTAATGTTCAGCAGcatagaacacaataccaaGGAACAGTATGTGTTAGACCTTGTCACCAAAAACAAACTGTGCAATAAGTGGCCACCCTGTAGTagtgaacataccacagactgtAAAGGAAACTTACCTGTAGCCTCATCGATTGGTAATGAGCAAGCATACTGTTTTGAAAGTCTGCAGAAGCTCAGAGAAGATGGTCTGGAGGTAGACAAGCTTGTCACGGACTCGGACACTGGTGCATTCAAGGCAGCTGAAAAGATTTATAAACTCGGTGATTCAAGTACAAAGCCAACACACAATCTGGACCCTattcatataacaagaaatcttagaaaAAACATCTCTAAGTGTGTTAAACTTGAAGAAATAATGCCAGGATCAACAAGGAAAGAGAGACAAACCATCAAGAGAAAATTCAGCTGTGATCTAGCTGCTCGATGCCAGGCAGAGTTATCTCACCTTTATGACAGACACTGTGGTAGTCTAGTTCCCTTACAACGTGCGGCTCGCGGTGTAAGGGAGGCAATCGTGAAGTGCTATCAAGGTAAACATTCTGTGTGTAAAACCAAATCTCTAGTGTGTATTGGGACTAAAACAAAGAACTGGCTTACAAACAGCACATACTTACCAAGTGATTTTAAGATCTGTGGCGGAGAAAATTTATTATGGAAAAGGTGA